One Mycobacterium paraseoulense genomic window, GCCGGGAAAGACCATCGAGCCCATCCCGGGCGGCGTCGAGGTCGCTTCGATCAGCACGCCGTGTGATTCGTGCAGCTCGTGAACGGCGGCGCTTTGCAACACCCCGTGCCAGGCGACGACGTCGTCCTCGAAGCGCCCGGCGAGCACCGTCGCCGGATGCAGGGCGAGGTTTCGGCCGAGTCGCGGGTGCCCACCAAAACCACTGCGCCGCAAGAGGGTCGGTGTCTCGGTGGCGCCCGCGGCCACGACGACCGTGTCGGCCAGGACGTCGAGCGTGGTGCCGTCCGGGCGGCGGACGCGCACCCCGCGGGCGCGTCCGTGCTCGTGCAGCACCCGTTCGACGCGCGCGTGCGAGATGATCCGCGCGCCGGCGTCGCACGCCTCGGGCAGCGCGTTGAGGTGCACGCCGAACTTGGCGTTGCGGGGGCACCCGATCGCGCACTGGCAACAGCCTTCGCAGCCCGGCGCGTTGCGCGGGATGGGCGCCGCCTCCCAGCCCAGGGTGGCGGCGGCGTCCAGCAGCAGCCGTCCGTTGCGGCCCATGATCTCCAGCGGCACCGGGGCGACCCGCAGCGTGCGTTCGACGTCGTCGAGGTGCTCGGCCAGCCGGCCGGGATCGGCCAGGGCAAGCCCGAACTCGTCGCGCCAGCGCCGCTGAACGGCTGCCGGCGGCCGGTAGCAGGTGCCGGAGTTGACGACCGTGGTGCCGCCGACCGCCCGGCCGATCGGCAGCACCACCGCCGGGCGCCCCAGCGCGACGGTGGCCCCGGCGCCCCGGTACAACCCGGCGTAGCGGTCGATCGGGTGCGTGGTGCGGAATTCCTGGACGGTCCACCGTCGTCCCTCCTCGAGCACGACGACGTCGAGACCCGCACGCGCCAGGGTCCGGGCCGCCATCGCGCCACCGGCGCCGGAACCGATGACCACGGCGTCGGCGGTGACGAGGGACGGGCTATCGGCCGAAACGGTGACGGTCAGGTCCGCGTCGGGGCGCGCCACGTCGTGCCGGTTGGCGCGGGCGAAGAGTTCCGGCGCGTAGGCGTCGGCGCCGTTGGCCAGCAACACGATTGCCTTCACGGCTTCGATGGCCGCGCCGGCCTCCGGGCTGAGTGCAGCGACCCGGCCCAGCACCTGGGCGCGTCGGTCGGGGCTCAGCCGCGCCAGCGACCGGCCGGTGGTGAGATAGCTTGCGGCAGTTGCCGATACCATCCCGGCCCGCACGCCCAGCCGGGACGTCGCCGGAAGCTGGGTGAGGTAGCGCTCGATGCGCTCGACCAGCTGAGCCGGCGGGGGGCC contains:
- a CDS encoding GMC family oxidoreductase, with the translated sequence MSRLAERATASFGTALLPQEHGGPPPAQLVERIERYLTQLPATSRLGVRAGMVSATAASYLTTGRSLARLSPDRRAQVLGRVAALSPEAGAAIEAVKAIVLLANGADAYAPELFARANRHDVARPDADLTVTVSADSPSLVTADAVVIGSGAGGAMAARTLARAGLDVVVLEEGRRWTVQEFRTTHPIDRYAGLYRGAGATVALGRPAVVLPIGRAVGGTTVVNSGTCYRPPAAVQRRWRDEFGLALADPGRLAEHLDDVERTLRVAPVPLEIMGRNGRLLLDAAATLGWEAAPIPRNAPGCEGCCQCAIGCPRNAKFGVHLNALPEACDAGARIISHARVERVLHEHGRARGVRVRRPDGTTLDVLADTVVVAAGATETPTLLRRSGFGGHPRLGRNLALHPATVLAGRFEDDVVAWHGVLQSAAVHELHESHGVLIEATSTPPGMGSMVFPGYGAELLGWLDRAPQVATFGAMVADRGVGSVSSARSETVIRYPIDRADIAKLMVAIEAMGRLLFAAGAVEVLTGLPQAKTVTSLPALRDALRRSNPRSLHLAAFHPTGTAAAGTDDQLCPVDETGRLRGVDGVWVADASILPSCPEVNPQVSIMALALGVADAVMDARRVR